The sequence below is a genomic window from Roseimicrobium gellanilyticum.
GCCCAACGCACCTTTGAAGGTTTGGAAGCAGCCGTCGCGCAAGCACTGGACACGTTCTCACCAGAGCACTGCGCCAACTTTCTTCGTCATGCCAATTATGCGACAAATTAAATAGAAAATGCTCTAGCCACACTCGCCTGTGCCTTCCTCGCCTCCGTATGCCTGCAGGCTGCGGACATGCCCCAAATGCCACCACCCGTGAAAGAGCACGAGTGGCTCAAGCAATTCGTCGGAGAGTGGGACACCTCCGTAGAGGTTTACATGGAGCCCGGAAAACCACCGATGACCTGCAAGGGCTCCGAAACTGCCAAGATGGTCGGTGGCTTCTGGGTCATCGGTGAAGGCAAGGCAGAAATGATGGGCATGCCCATGTCCAGCCTCATCACTCTGGGCTATGATCCCGCGAAGAAGAAATACATCGGCACCTGGATCGACGGCATGAGCAGCTACCTGTGGCAGTATGAAGGCACCGTCGATGAAGCAGGTAAATTGCTGACACTCGAATCCAGCGGCCCCTGCCCCAAGAGTCAGGGCAAGCTTCGCGAGTTCCGTGAAACCGTGGAATTCAAGAGCCCTGACCACCGCATCTTCACCTCATCCATCAAGGAAGACGACGGCAAGTGGACCTTGATCGTGAAGGGCGAGTACACGCGGAAGAAGTAAACGTAGAAGGCTTCTCCAGAAGCCTTTCATTGAAGCGGACAGAAACCTGATTCCAGGTTCTGTCCGCTTTCTTTTTCCACAGTGCGTGCGGCCACATGAAAGGCTTCTGGAGAAACCTTCCACATTGGCTATGCAAGAATATCCTTCACCACATGCCCGTGCACATCCGTCAGGCGGAAGTCTCGGCCCGCATGATGGAAGGTCAGGCGCTCATGATCGAAGCCCATGCAGTGCAGGATGGTGGCCTGGAGATCGTGCACGTGCACCGGCTTGTCCACAATGTGGAAACCCATCTCATCCGTGGAGCCGTAGGTCACACCGGACTTGATGCCGCCACCGGCCATCCACATGGTGTAGGCCTGCGGATGGTGATCGCGCCCGAGGCTGCGGCCCAATGCGGGATTCGTCTCCACCATGGGCGTGCGGCCGAATTCACCACCCCAAATCACGAGCGTGTCATCCAGCAGACCACGCTGTTTCAGATCACGCACCAGTGCAGCGCTGGCCTGGTCCGTGGCTGCACAATTCTTCTTCGTATTGCCCGTCACGTCTGAGTGAGCGTCCCAGCCCTCGTGGTAGATATTGATGAAACGCACACCGCGCTCGATCATTCGACGCGCGAGCAAGCAGGCACGTGCAAAGGAGGGCTTGGCCGGATCGCAGCCATACATGTCCAGCGTGGCCTTGCTCTCGCTCTTTAGGTCCATGAGCTCCGGTGCGCTGGTCTGCAGACGGAAGGCCATTTCATAGTTGGCGAGGCGCGTGTTGATCTCCGGATCACCAACGGCTTCCATCTGCCTGCGGTTCATTTTGCCCACAAGGTCCAGCGTGTCACGCTGCAGACGTGCGTCCATGCCGCTGGGGCTTGAGACATTCAGGATGGGATCCCCCTGGGAGCGGAAGCGCACTCCCGTGTACACCGTGGGGAGGAAGCCACTGGACCACAGGGCCGAGCCCCCGCTCAGTCCGCTTCCAGTACTCATCACCACAAAGGCGGGAAGATCCTGAGTCTCCGACCCAAGCCCATAAAGCGCCCATGACCCAAGCGAGGGCCGGCCGGGTTGCGAGAAACCGGTGTTGAAGAAAAGCTGCGCGGGCGCGTGATTGAACTGATCCGTCTTGCACGAGCGCACGATGCAGATGTCATCCACGATCCTGGCGAGATGCGGCATGGCCTCCGACAACTCCGCGCCGCTCTGACCATGCTTCGCAAACTGAAAGCGGGGACCAAGCACGGCGGCATCCGGGCGGATGAAAGCATAGCGCTGATTGCCTATCACCGAGGGTGGCAGTGGATTTCCTTCCAACTTTGCCAGCGCCGGCTTGTAATCGAACAGGTCGAGCTGCGAAGGCGCGCCTGCCATGAAGAGGTGAATCACGTGCTTCGCCTTTCCGGGGAAATGCGGTTTCAGCGGGCGCAACGGATCCGTGGATGCCGGTGTGGGCGCCCCACGGACACGTGAAGCAAGTGTGTCCGTGAGCAGGCCAGCGAGAGCCACCTTTCCCAATCCAACGCCACACTCCTGCAGGAAGTGGCGGCGGGAAACTTGCAGCGGATGAAGGGGGCGATTCTGCATGGCTCAGCCTTTCGTGACAAATTCATCGAGATTGAAAAGGGCGCGCCCGAGCAGTGTCCACGCAGCACGGTCGATCTCCCTGGCATCCTTGTTCCCGCTGATGACAGCAGCATCCAGTTCTCCGGAACGAATGCGCTTCCGCTGGGCTTCCAGATATTCGATCAATGCAGCCACCTCATCAGCACCCGCCTGACGGCAAAGCACGCGGCGGAACATGAACTGAAGCTTCGCCTCATCGGTGCCCGGTTGCTGCGACGCAAGAGCACCCAGCGACTGGGTCGCCTCCACCATGAAGATGTCGTTCAACAACGTGAGCGCCTGCAGAGGTGTATTGGAAACATCACGCCGTGCCACGCACGCTTCTCCACTGGGCGCATCGAAGGTAGTGGACATGGCAAAGGGGGCGGTGCGTTTCAAGAAGGTGTAAAGCGAACGACGATGCCTGTCATCTCCGCTGCTGGCCTCCCACGTGCTCTTGCCATAGGCGATGTCCACCACGCCATCGGGCTGTGGCGGATACACGCCCGGGCCGCCCATCTTCAGAGAAAGGAGGCCACTGGCATACAGCACGCTGTCGCGCACAATCTCCGCCTCCACACGTGGACGTGAGGCGCGCGCCAGCCACTTATTCTCCGCATCCTTCGCCAGCAGCTCGGGCGTCACTTGTGAGGACTGCTGATACGTGGCGCTGGTAACGATAAGACGGTGCAGCTTCTTGAGCGACCAGCCCTGCTTCATGAACTCCACGGCCAGCCAGTCGAGCAGCTCAGGATGACTTGGCACTTCCCCTTGAAAGCCGAAGTCCTGCGAGGTCTTTACAAGACCTCGTCCGAAGAGAATCTCCCACTGGCGGTTCACCGTGACGCGCGCCGTGAGTGGATTCTCCGGTGATACGAGCCAGCGGGCGAAAGCGAGCCGGTTCCGAGGCGCCTCCTTCGGCAGCGGGTTCAGCACGGAAAGGACCTCCGCCTTCACCTGCTCCTGCGGCTGGGTGTACTCACCACGATTGTAGAGGTAAGTGGTGCGCGGATTGGAGGCGGGGCGCTCGCGCATGACCAGACTCACTGGGGCCACCGATGGTTTGCGCAAAGCACGGATGGTGTCCGCGGCACCTGCCACTTCAGGCGCATTCATGAGGAAATGTGTCCGGAGTTGATTGCGCTGCGCAGGCTTCAGTGCGGCATCAGGAATGGCCAGCAGCGGCTCCAGTTTGTGTGGAATGCCCCGTGCTTCAGCTCCGCTCGCGTGGGTGGTGACCGAGATGCGAAAACGACCAAGCGAGCAGGCATAGTGCCTGCCAAAGAGCATCTTCACGGAGATCTCCTCCGTTCCTTCCAGAGGCTTCTCGAAGACAAACACCGCTTCATTTGCCTCACCCGGGCGCTTGGCGCAGCTCCAGCCAGTCTGCGGATCACCATCTACCGCTGCCATGGCGGAGACAGCAGGTGTGTTGGGCCCTCCGAAATTGTTGCGCGCATAGGTTTCACTCGCACGGTTGATTTTCACCGCCTTGCCATTTGTCGTCACCTGGAACTCACCCATGAAAAAGTCTCCCTTGGGTCCTTCATAGTAGGCAAGGCCCGGGCCATGATCCGGCAGACTTGGATGCGGCAGAGCTTCCAGACGGATGGCGGTGATGCCCTGAGTAGACGGGCGGAATTTCAGCTCATACGTGTCACTCTTGGTGATATCACCAGAACCCAGCACCGAGCCGTCAGGCAACTGTGTGAGATGCGGCATGTTGGTCTTCATCCCAGTGGGACGCAGCACCTGCCAGTCCACCTTGTCGCCGCGCATCTTCTCCAGCCATCTTTGGAAGGCAACCTCCGCGAGCAGGCGACGGATTTCGGCGGAATCGCTTTTCTCACCCGGCCACTTTGTTGGCAACGCAGCGGTCTGCTGGGCGAGTTGCTCAAGCCGCTTCTGTTTCGCCTCCGGTTCCTCCTGTACGGGCAGATTCAGATCCGGCTCATCTGCGTTGTTCAGGAAAGCCATGATCTGGAAATACTCCACGTGCGTGACGGGATCATACTTGTGTGTGTGGCACTGCGCGCAACCCAGCGTAAGCCCCAGCCACGTGGTGCCGGTGGTGGCCACGCGATCCGCCATGGCGTAATAGCGGAACTCGAGAGGATCGATGCCGCCCTCTTCATTCAGCATCGTATTGCGATGAAACCCGGTGGCGATGCGCTGATCCACAGTGGCGGCAGGCAGCATGTCTCCCGCAACCTGCTCAATGGTAAACTCATCAAAGGGCATGTCCGCATTCAGCGCTCGTACCACCCAATCGCGATAGGACCAGATGCTGCGCTCGCGATCCTTCTCGTAGCCGTTCGTATCTGCATAGCGCGCGAGGTCCAGCCAGCGGCGGGCCCAGCGC
It includes:
- a CDS encoding DUF1579 domain-containing protein is translated as MKEHEWLKQFVGEWDTSVEVYMEPGKPPMTCKGSETAKMVGGFWVIGEGKAEMMGMPMSSLITLGYDPAKKKYIGTWIDGMSSYLWQYEGTVDEAGKLLTLESSGPCPKSQGKLREFRETVEFKSPDHRIFTSSIKEDDGKWTLIVKGEYTRKK
- a CDS encoding DUF1501 domain-containing protein — encoded protein: MQNRPLHPLQVSRRHFLQECGVGLGKVALAGLLTDTLASRVRGAPTPASTDPLRPLKPHFPGKAKHVIHLFMAGAPSQLDLFDYKPALAKLEGNPLPPSVIGNQRYAFIRPDAAVLGPRFQFAKHGQSGAELSEAMPHLARIVDDICIVRSCKTDQFNHAPAQLFFNTGFSQPGRPSLGSWALYGLGSETQDLPAFVVMSTGSGLSGGSALWSSGFLPTVYTGVRFRSQGDPILNVSSPSGMDARLQRDTLDLVGKMNRRQMEAVGDPEINTRLANYEMAFRLQTSAPELMDLKSESKATLDMYGCDPAKPSFARACLLARRMIERGVRFINIYHEGWDAHSDVTGNTKKNCAATDQASAALVRDLKQRGLLDDTLVIWGGEFGRTPMVETNPALGRSLGRDHHPQAYTMWMAGGGIKSGVTYGSTDEMGFHIVDKPVHVHDLQATILHCMGFDHERLTFHHAGRDFRLTDVHGHVVKDILA
- a CDS encoding PSD1 and planctomycete cytochrome C domain-containing protein, yielding MPSRSSMLTLAVLGALSGVLSAEGTAPSTPDFTTEVRPILSRYCFKCHGPDEKTRKGGLRLDLRDETLKPAKTGDIAIVPHQPDKSALVARIETHDPDEIMPPPDSKMTITAEQKEILKRWVAGGAEYKQHWAFIKPQQVRPPKAGNGMPEAANPIDAFIRAKLKDQGFAPSPPADAVTLVRRLYLDLIGLPPKPEEVDAFVQAASRDQEAAIQTTVDALLASPQYGERWARRWLDLARYADTNGYEKDRERSIWSYRDWVVRALNADMPFDEFTIEQVAGDMLPAATVDQRIATGFHRNTMLNEEGGIDPLEFRYYAMADRVATTGTTWLGLTLGCAQCHTHKYDPVTHVEYFQIMAFLNNADEPDLNLPVQEEPEAKQKRLEQLAQQTAALPTKWPGEKSDSAEIRRLLAEVAFQRWLEKMRGDKVDWQVLRPTGMKTNMPHLTQLPDGSVLGSGDITKSDTYELKFRPSTQGITAIRLEALPHPSLPDHGPGLAYYEGPKGDFFMGEFQVTTNGKAVKINRASETYARNNFGGPNTPAVSAMAAVDGDPQTGWSCAKRPGEANEAVFVFEKPLEGTEEISVKMLFGRHYACSLGRFRISVTTHASGAEARGIPHKLEPLLAIPDAALKPAQRNQLRTHFLMNAPEVAGAADTIRALRKPSVAPVSLVMRERPASNPRTTYLYNRGEYTQPQEQVKAEVLSVLNPLPKEAPRNRLAFARWLVSPENPLTARVTVNRQWEILFGRGLVKTSQDFGFQGEVPSHPELLDWLAVEFMKQGWSLKKLHRLIVTSATYQQSSQVTPELLAKDAENKWLARASRPRVEAEIVRDSVLYASGLLSLKMGGPGVYPPQPDGVVDIAYGKSTWEASSGDDRHRRSLYTFLKRTAPFAMSTTFDAPSGEACVARRDVSNTPLQALTLLNDIFMVEATQSLGALASQQPGTDEAKLQFMFRRVLCRQAGADEVAALIEYLEAQRKRIRSGELDAAVISGNKDAREIDRAAWTLLGRALFNLDEFVTKG